A window of the Candidatus Amarolinea dominans genome harbors these coding sequences:
- the tnpA gene encoding IS200/IS605 family transposase, translated as MANTYTSLYYHIVFSTKNRVPYIRAEIEQRVWEYMGGVARHHNLTALQIGGIDDHIHALTMAPPTLAPSQIAQYLKGDSSKWIHETFPELRAFAWQEGYGAFTVSKSGLPAVVRYIQNQRAHHQKQGFQAEYLDFLQRHEVEYDERYLWG; from the coding sequence ATGGCCAACACCTACACATCGCTCTATTATCACATCGTGTTCAGCACCAAGAATCGCGTGCCCTACATCAGGGCAGAGATCGAGCAACGGGTATGGGAATACATGGGCGGCGTGGCGCGCCATCACAACCTGACCGCTCTGCAGATCGGCGGGATTGACGACCACATCCACGCCCTGACCATGGCGCCGCCGACGCTTGCGCCGAGCCAGATCGCGCAATACCTGAAGGGTGACTCGTCCAAGTGGATTCACGAGACCTTCCCAGAGTTACGCGCCTTTGCCTGGCAAGAAGGCTACGGCGCCTTCACGGTCAGCAAGTCCGGGTTGCCGGCGGTGGTGCGTTACATCCAAAATCAACGCGCCCACCACCAAAAGCAAGGTTTTCAAGCGGAGTATCTGGATTTCTTGCAAAGGCACGAGGTTGAATACGATGAACGCTATTTGTGGGGATAA
- a CDS encoding DEAD/DEAH box helicase family protein — METRFFEQPILNSPYAYPARHWELDSQGQPTQRIIENRRRAEFITPVPKPRKRKGSGQQQQFIFDEGAGLSTQQQQYDPTPIINALRQRVDQWRAIPNAAHWGVTPETARLLEHWRHHPFNNARPFFCQIEAVETAIWLTEVAPNDRTGKVFLEHLANANHDANPELLRLALKLATGAGKTTVMAMIIAWQTVNAVRRPNSKKFTRGFLIVTPGLTIRDRLRVLLPNDPDSYYQDRELVPNDMLGDIDRAKIVITNYHAFLRRERLELSRGGRALLQGRGAALDTLETEGQMIQRVMPDLMGMKNILALNDEGHHCYREKPTHEDEGDLAGDDRDEAQKNNEAARVWISGLEAVNRQLGLARVMDLSATPFFLRGSGYAEGTLFPWTMSDFSLMDAIECGIVKLPRVPVADNIPGEEMPRFRNLWEHIRTRMPKKGRGKAKTLDPLSLPVELQTALEALYGHYQKTFDLWQENGIRVPPCFIVVCNNTSTSKLVYDYISGFQRVNEDGSTTLENGRLALFRNFDEHGNPLARPNTLLIDSEQLESGEALDDNFRAMAADEIERFRREIIERTGDIRQAENLTDQALLREVMNTVGKPGRLGEAIRCVVSVSMLTEGWDANTVTHVLGVRAFGTQLLCEQVIGRALRRQSYDLNEDGLFDAEYADVLGIPFDFTAKPVVAPPQPPRETIHVQAVRPDRDALEICFPRVVGYRVELPEERLTAQFNADSVLELTPDLVGPSITRNAGIIGQEVDLSLEHLKDMRPSTLLFHVTKRLLYTKWRDTGEEPKLHLFGQLKRITREWLDTCLVCKGGTYPAQLMYQELADMACERITAAITRAFQGERPIKAVLDSYNPTGSTLHVNFNTSKMNRWQTDPRRCHVNWVILDSDWEAEFCRVAESHPRVRAYVKNHNLGLEVPYRYGSETRRYIPDFIVLVDDGRGDDDLLHLIVEIKGYRREDAKEKKSTMETYWAPGVNHLGVYGRWAFAEFTEVYQIQADFAAKIENEFNKMLVPFAVP; from the coding sequence ATGGAAACCCGCTTCTTCGAGCAACCGATTCTGAACTCACCGTATGCCTATCCCGCGCGCCACTGGGAGCTTGACAGCCAAGGTCAGCCGACGCAGCGGATCATCGAGAATCGTCGCCGGGCCGAGTTCATCACCCCGGTGCCCAAGCCGAGAAAACGCAAGGGATCGGGCCAGCAGCAGCAGTTCATCTTCGACGAGGGCGCCGGTCTCTCGACTCAACAGCAGCAGTACGATCCCACACCGATCATCAATGCCCTGCGGCAGCGCGTGGACCAGTGGCGCGCGATTCCGAATGCGGCCCATTGGGGCGTGACCCCGGAAACAGCGCGGCTGCTCGAACACTGGCGCCACCATCCTTTCAACAACGCCCGGCCGTTTTTCTGCCAAATCGAGGCGGTCGAGACCGCCATCTGGCTGACCGAAGTGGCGCCTAACGACAGAACCGGCAAGGTTTTTCTGGAGCACCTCGCCAACGCCAACCACGACGCCAACCCGGAGTTGCTACGCCTGGCGCTCAAACTGGCTACGGGCGCGGGCAAGACGACCGTCATGGCGATGATCATCGCCTGGCAGACGGTCAACGCCGTGCGCCGACCCAATAGCAAGAAGTTCACACGTGGTTTCTTGATCGTGACCCCCGGCCTGACGATCCGCGACCGGCTGCGCGTCCTGCTGCCCAACGATCCGGACAGCTACTACCAGGACCGCGAACTCGTGCCCAACGACATGCTCGGCGACATTGATCGCGCCAAGATCGTCATCACCAACTACCATGCCTTCCTGCGGCGTGAACGTCTGGAGCTTTCGAGGGGCGGCCGCGCCCTGCTGCAGGGCCGCGGCGCCGCGCTCGATACGCTGGAAACCGAGGGCCAGATGATCCAGCGCGTGATGCCCGATCTGATGGGGATGAAGAACATCCTGGCGCTGAATGACGAGGGGCATCACTGCTACCGCGAGAAGCCAACTCACGAGGACGAGGGGGACCTGGCGGGCGACGACCGCGACGAAGCGCAGAAAAACAACGAGGCCGCCCGCGTCTGGATCTCAGGCCTCGAAGCTGTGAATCGTCAACTTGGCCTCGCCCGGGTCATGGATCTGTCGGCGACTCCCTTCTTCTTGCGCGGCTCAGGTTACGCCGAGGGCACGCTCTTCCCCTGGACCATGAGCGACTTTTCGCTGATGGACGCCATCGAATGTGGGATCGTCAAGCTGCCGCGCGTGCCTGTGGCCGACAACATCCCCGGTGAGGAGATGCCCCGCTTCCGCAACCTCTGGGAGCACATTCGCACCCGCATGCCCAAGAAGGGCCGCGGCAAGGCCAAGACGCTCGATCCGCTCAGCCTGCCGGTGGAGCTGCAGACCGCGCTCGAAGCGCTCTACGGCCATTATCAGAAGACCTTCGACCTCTGGCAGGAGAACGGCATCCGCGTGCCGCCCTGTTTCATCGTCGTCTGCAACAACACTTCCACCTCCAAGCTGGTTTACGACTACATCTCAGGCTTCCAGCGCGTGAACGAGGACGGTTCCACCACGTTGGAGAACGGCCGCCTGGCGCTGTTTCGCAACTTCGATGAGCATGGCAACCCACTCGCCCGCCCCAACACACTGTTGATTGACAGCGAACAACTCGAATCCGGCGAGGCGCTGGATGACAACTTCCGTGCAATGGCCGCCGACGAGATCGAGCGTTTCCGGCGGGAGATCATCGAGCGCACCGGCGACATCCGCCAGGCAGAAAATCTCACGGATCAGGCCCTGCTGCGCGAGGTGATGAACACCGTGGGCAAGCCGGGGCGGCTCGGCGAGGCGATCCGCTGTGTGGTCTCAGTGTCCATGCTGACTGAAGGGTGGGATGCCAACACGGTGACGCACGTGCTGGGCGTGCGCGCGTTCGGCACCCAGCTCTTGTGCGAGCAGGTGATCGGCCGGGCGCTGCGTCGCCAATCCTATGACCTCAACGAAGACGGACTGTTCGACGCCGAATACGCCGACGTGTTGGGCATCCCGTTCGACTTCACGGCCAAGCCGGTCGTGGCGCCGCCGCAGCCGCCGCGCGAAACGATTCACGTGCAGGCCGTGCGCCCGGATCGCGACGCCCTGGAAATCTGCTTCCCGCGCGTCGTCGGTTACCGCGTCGAGCTGCCCGAAGAGCGGCTGACCGCCCAATTCAACGCCGACTCGGTCCTGGAGCTGACGCCGGATCTCGTCGGCCCCTCGATCACCCGCAACGCCGGCATCATCGGGCAGGAGGTTGACCTGAGCCTGGAGCACCTGAAGGACATGCGGCCCTCGACCCTGCTCTTTCATGTCACCAAGCGCCTGCTCTACACCAAATGGCGCGATACGGGCGAGGAGCCAAAACTGCATCTGTTCGGCCAACTCAAGCGCATCACCAGGGAGTGGCTCGACACCTGCCTGGTCTGCAAAGGCGGCACGTATCCGGCCCAACTGATGTACCAGGAGCTGGCCGACATGGCCTGCGAGCGCATCACGGCCGCCATCACACGCGCGTTCCAGGGCGAGCGGCCCATCAAGGCGGTGCTCGATTCGTACAATCCCACCGGCTCCACCCTCCACGTCAACTTCAACACGTCGAAGATGAACCGCTGGCAGACCGACCCCCGGCGCTGCCACGTCAACTGGGTGATTCTCGACAGCGATTGGGAGGCCGAGTTCTGCCGCGTGGCCGAATCGCACCCACGCGTGCGGGCCTACGTCAAGAACCACAACCTGGGCCTGGAAGTGCCCTACCGCTACGGCTCGGAGACGCGGCGCTACATCCCGGACTTCATCGTATTGGTGGATGACGGCCGCGGCGACGACGACCTGCTGCACCTGATCGTGGAAATCAAAGGCTACCGCCGCGAGGACGCCAAAGAGAAGAAGTCCACCATGGAGACCTACTGGGCGCCCGGCGTGAATCACCTGGGCGTCTATGGCCGTTGGGCCTTCGCCGAGTTTACCGAGGTCTATCAGATCCAGGCCGACTTCGCGGCCAAGATCGAAAACGAGTTCAACAAGATGCTCGTACCCTTCGCAGTCCCGTAG
- the tnpA gene encoding IS200/IS605 family transposase, with protein MANTYTCLFYHIVFSTKNRVPYIRAEIEQRVWEYMGGVARHHDVTAVQIGGIDDHIHALTMSPPTIAPSQIAQHIKGDTSKWIHETFPELRAFAWQEGYGAFTVSKSGVAAVVRYIQNQRVHHQKRSYQAEYLELLRRHEIEYDERYLWG; from the coding sequence ATGGCCAACACCTACACATGCCTCTTCTACCACATCGTCTTCAGCACCAAGAATCGCGTGCCCTACATCAGGGCAGAGATCGAGCAACGGGTATGGGAATACATGGGCGGCGTCGCGCGCCATCACGACGTGACCGCCGTGCAGATCGGCGGCATTGACGATCATATTCATGCCTTGACCATGTCGCCTCCCACCATCGCGCCAAGCCAGATCGCACAACACATCAAGGGCGACACCTCCAAATGGATTCACGAGACCTTCCCGGAATTGCGCGCCTTCGCGTGGCAGGAAGGCTACGGCGCCTTCACCGTAAGTAAATCAGGCGTAGCGGCAGTGGTGCGTTACATCCAAAATCAACGCGTCCACCACCAAAAACGAAGCTATCAAGCGGAGTACCTTGAATTACTACGGAGACATGAGATTGAATACGACGAACGCTATTTGTGGGGATAA
- a CDS encoding DNA translocase FtsK 4TM domain-containing protein, which yields MAKAVSKKGGGSQKDTRKPRAASAGKPRAPRGGAGTRGRAATEEPPGINLGEQVDRFLEFMVRDDTLGVILLAVAVITFFSLISPRGTLTEGWIQVLRRGFGVGVWLTPVLFGSVGIWLLLRKVASHRAPALPRLVGLGVLFVVFEALAHWLANSADPELLAEQGGGGGRLGFSLTDLLVRGIGPAGMAIVLLLLAGVGLLTLIGLTRTRRAIAYLRGEPLPAAEVGPDGLPLLINPPFITDIAAALPPTIWQRARTWLGHWREPTGADRVEVVEPRVIGSLPAGAASAYRLGGSTLTAPGAAPLRAGGTRLPPISAGAMGENRPPTGVFAENRPSWQLPFIEDMLDEAIDQELSVEDLARRARLIEDTLRAFGVPVTVVEVNRGPAVTQFGLRPDFVKKRYRKSETEMQQEALQRLRSLPRGERLQWEAEARARLARLGQEQPAPDQLETQMVELLMATLDKTIEKDVKIKVARIQALSNDLALALEASPIRIEAPVPGRSIVGLEVPNRQTALVTLRSVMESEVYLNIKSRLKLPLGQDVSGQPAVGDLARMPHLLIAGATGSGKSVCVNTIIASLLFNHTPDTLRLLMVDPKRVELTTYNGIPHLIAPVVTEVDRVVPILAWATREMDRRYKMFSQLGARNIESFNEKIAAKGQTALPFIVIIIDELADLMMAAPDEVERYICRLAQMARATGIHLILATQRPSVDVVTGLIKANFPARIAFAVTSQIDSRVILDQPGAERLLGRGDMLFMDPTSPNLVRLQGCFVADRELHRLVEHWQNQQPAGAAAVSMPVEAQMPAGAPAENRPPAGASASGVTWHSPAGFDAPAPTSRPLTPSAPAGLRMPPAPGFSSSAQPAVNWPQPATPGQAPVTAPPSAAATEELLKTTLPPPGAVIQAPLFDEMFAGQAGAQPTRDALFDEAVNVVREAGRASVSLLQRRLRIGYTRAARLIELMEQEGIVGPDPGGSHGREVAPADSPQDGAGDVEA from the coding sequence ATGGCTAAGGCAGTGAGCAAGAAGGGCGGGGGCAGCCAGAAGGACACCCGCAAACCGAGGGCGGCGAGCGCCGGCAAGCCACGGGCGCCGCGTGGCGGCGCGGGAACGCGCGGGCGCGCCGCCACGGAGGAACCGCCTGGCATCAACCTGGGCGAGCAGGTGGATCGCTTCCTCGAATTCATGGTGCGCGACGATACGCTGGGCGTCATTCTTCTGGCCGTGGCCGTCATCACCTTCTTCAGCCTGATTTCGCCGCGCGGCACCTTGACCGAAGGCTGGATCCAGGTCCTGCGCCGGGGCTTCGGCGTCGGCGTCTGGCTGACGCCGGTCTTGTTTGGCAGCGTGGGCATCTGGTTGCTGTTGCGCAAAGTGGCCAGCCACCGCGCACCGGCCCTGCCGCGCCTGGTGGGCCTGGGAGTGCTCTTTGTCGTGTTCGAGGCGCTGGCGCACTGGCTGGCGAATTCGGCCGATCCCGAACTGCTGGCCGAGCAAGGCGGCGGCGGCGGGCGCCTCGGTTTCAGTCTGACCGACCTGCTGGTCAGGGGCATTGGCCCGGCTGGCATGGCCATCGTGCTCCTGCTGTTGGCTGGGGTGGGGCTGTTGACGCTGATCGGGCTGACACGCACACGCCGCGCCATCGCTTATCTGCGCGGCGAGCCGCTGCCGGCGGCCGAAGTCGGGCCGGATGGGCTGCCGCTGCTCATCAACCCGCCTTTTATTACCGACATCGCCGCTGCGCTGCCGCCCACGATCTGGCAACGCGCGCGCACCTGGCTGGGTCACTGGCGCGAGCCGACCGGCGCTGACCGCGTCGAGGTGGTGGAGCCGCGCGTCATCGGCAGCCTGCCGGCCGGCGCTGCGTCTGCCTATCGCCTGGGCGGCTCCACACTCACAGCGCCCGGCGCCGCGCCATTACGGGCGGGCGGGACGCGCCTGCCGCCCATCAGCGCCGGCGCGATGGGAGAAAATCGCCCTCCCACCGGCGTGTTCGCAGAGAATCGCCCGTCCTGGCAACTGCCCTTCATCGAGGACATGCTGGATGAGGCCATAGATCAGGAGCTTAGCGTGGAGGACCTGGCGCGCCGCGCACGCCTGATCGAAGATACGCTGCGCGCCTTTGGTGTGCCGGTGACGGTGGTCGAGGTCAATCGCGGCCCCGCCGTCACCCAGTTTGGCCTGCGCCCTGACTTCGTCAAGAAGCGTTACCGCAAGAGCGAGACCGAAATGCAGCAGGAGGCCCTGCAGCGTCTGCGCAGCCTGCCGCGGGGCGAGCGTTTGCAGTGGGAGGCGGAGGCGCGGGCGCGCTTGGCGCGCTTGGGCCAGGAGCAGCCTGCGCCCGATCAACTGGAAACACAGATGGTCGAGCTGCTCATGGCGACATTGGACAAGACCATCGAGAAGGATGTCAAGATCAAAGTGGCGCGCATTCAGGCCCTGTCCAACGACCTGGCGCTGGCATTGGAAGCGTCGCCCATCCGCATCGAAGCGCCGGTGCCGGGGCGCTCCATCGTGGGTCTGGAGGTGCCGAACCGCCAGACGGCTCTCGTCACCCTGCGCAGCGTCATGGAGTCGGAAGTCTATCTGAACATCAAGTCGCGCCTCAAACTGCCCCTGGGGCAGGATGTTTCCGGTCAACCGGCCGTCGGCGACCTGGCCCGGATGCCGCACCTGCTCATCGCCGGCGCCACCGGCTCCGGTAAGTCGGTCTGCGTCAACACGATCATTGCCAGCCTGCTGTTCAATCACACGCCAGACACCCTGCGCCTGCTGATGGTGGACCCCAAGAGGGTAGAGTTGACCACCTACAACGGCATTCCGCACCTGATTGCGCCGGTGGTCACCGAGGTGGATCGGGTGGTGCCGATCCTGGCCTGGGCCACGCGTGAGATGGATCGCCGCTACAAGATGTTCAGCCAGCTCGGCGCGCGCAACATCGAGAGCTTCAACGAAAAGATAGCGGCCAAAGGCCAGACCGCGTTACCCTTCATCGTCATCATTATTGACGAATTGGCCGATCTCATGATGGCCGCGCCAGATGAAGTCGAGCGTTACATCTGTCGCCTGGCGCAGATGGCCCGCGCCACCGGCATCCACCTGATCCTGGCGACGCAGCGGCCCAGCGTGGATGTGGTCACCGGCCTCATCAAGGCCAACTTCCCGGCCCGCATCGCCTTTGCCGTCACCAGCCAGATTGATTCACGCGTCATCCTGGATCAGCCGGGCGCGGAACGCCTGCTGGGCCGCGGTGACATGCTCTTCATGGACCCCACCTCGCCCAACCTGGTGCGTCTGCAGGGCTGTTTCGTCGCGGACCGCGAGCTACATCGCCTGGTGGAGCATTGGCAAAACCAGCAGCCTGCCGGCGCCGCGGCTGTCTCGATGCCCGTGGAAGCGCAGATGCCCGCCGGCGCACCCGCAGAAAATCGCCCCCCCGCCGGCGCCTCCGCGTCCGGTGTGACGTGGCACAGCCCGGCCGGTTTCGACGCCCCGGCGCCGACCAGCCGTCCGCTGACCCCGTCCGCGCCCGCGGGGCTGCGCATGCCGCCCGCACCCGGCTTTTCTTCCTCGGCGCAGCCCGCGGTGAATTGGCCGCAGCCAGCCACACCAGGCCAGGCGCCGGTCACCGCGCCGCCGTCCGCAGCGGCCACCGAAGAACTGCTGAAGACCACCCTGCCCCCGCCCGGCGCCGTCATTCAAGCGCCGCTGTTCGACGAGATGTTCGCCGGTCAGGCTGGCGCGCAACCGACCCGCGACGCCCTCTTCGACGAAGCGGTCAACGTCGTGCGCGAAGCCGGCCGCGCCTCGGTTTCCCTCCTCCAGCGCCGCCTGCGCATCGGCTACACCCGCGCCGCCCGCCTCATCGAACTGATGGAGCAAGAAGGCATCGTCGGCCCTGACCCCGGCGGCTCACACGGCCGCGAAGTCGCGCCGGCGGATAGCCCGCAGGACGGGGCGGGTGACGTAGAAGCGTAA
- a CDS encoding ribonuclease J — translation MLRVIPLGGVGEIGKNMLVIEYDKNILVIDAGLMFPESEMLGVDVVIPDIEYLVERKEWVRAIILTHGHEDHIGALPYILPELPVPVYATPLTRGLVEVKLREARITGTQMHTVSTKDVLELGPFKVEFFHVCHSIPDAVGLAITTPVGLVVHVTDYKFDAHPVDGKLTDFAKLSELGDRGVLLLLSDSTNAERPGFTPSEREVGLAFDRLFGLAAGRVIVATFASNISRVQQVITTARRYNRRVGTVGRSMVNNVKMATQLGYLDATADELLSTDQINNLPANQVAVVCTGSQGEPTSALVRMAMGEHRNLKIRPGDMVIISATPIPGNEVLVNRTINNLFRLGADVHYSGLGDVHVSGHGSQEDYKLLFSLTRPRFFVPIHGEYRHLVLHARLALEMGMAAENVQIIESGQVLQVQTTGLTIGERVTEGHVLVDGVTVGEISEVVLRDRHHLSQDGFVVAIVTMDSTGEVVAAPEILTRGFVNVNESDDLLNQARDRVWAAVAHSAPHGSLSNRIKQVLADFLYQQTRRRPMILPLVVEV, via the coding sequence ATGCTGCGGGTAATCCCGCTGGGCGGTGTGGGCGAGATTGGCAAGAACATGCTGGTCATCGAATACGACAAAAACATCCTGGTCATTGATGCCGGGCTGATGTTCCCCGAAAGCGAAATGCTCGGCGTAGATGTGGTGATTCCCGACATCGAATACCTGGTCGAGCGCAAGGAGTGGGTGCGCGCCATCATCCTGACCCACGGGCATGAGGATCATATCGGCGCGCTGCCCTATATCCTGCCGGAACTGCCGGTGCCCGTCTATGCCACGCCCCTGACGCGGGGCCTGGTGGAGGTCAAGCTCAGGGAGGCGCGCATCACCGGGACGCAGATGCATACCGTGAGCACCAAGGACGTGCTGGAGTTAGGCCCGTTCAAGGTGGAGTTCTTCCATGTCTGCCACAGCATCCCGGACGCTGTAGGCCTGGCGATTACGACGCCGGTGGGCCTGGTGGTGCATGTGACCGACTATAAGTTCGACGCGCACCCGGTGGACGGCAAGCTGACCGATTTTGCCAAGCTGAGCGAGCTGGGCGATCGGGGCGTGCTGTTGTTGCTGAGCGATTCGACCAACGCGGAACGCCCTGGCTTCACCCCCTCAGAACGGGAAGTGGGCCTGGCGTTCGACCGCCTCTTCGGCCTGGCGGCCGGTCGCGTGATCGTGGCAACCTTTGCGTCCAACATCTCACGCGTGCAGCAGGTGATCACCACCGCGCGGCGCTATAACCGCCGCGTGGGCACGGTGGGGCGCAGCATGGTGAACAATGTGAAGATGGCGACGCAACTGGGCTACCTGGACGCAACCGCCGATGAGCTGTTGAGCACGGACCAGATCAACAATCTGCCGGCGAACCAGGTGGCGGTTGTCTGCACCGGCAGCCAGGGCGAGCCAACGTCGGCCCTGGTGCGCATGGCAATGGGGGAACACCGCAATCTCAAGATTCGCCCCGGCGACATGGTCATCATCTCCGCGACGCCCATTCCCGGCAATGAGGTCCTGGTCAATCGGACGATCAACAACCTGTTCCGCCTGGGTGCGGATGTACACTATTCGGGCCTGGGGGATGTGCATGTGTCGGGTCATGGCAGCCAGGAGGATTATAAGCTCCTCTTCAGCCTGACGCGGCCGCGCTTCTTTGTACCCATTCACGGCGAGTACCGTCACCTGGTGCTGCACGCCCGCCTGGCCCTGGAAATGGGCATGGCCGCGGAGAACGTACAGATCATCGAAAGCGGTCAGGTACTGCAGGTGCAGACGACCGGCCTGACGATCGGTGAGCGCGTGACCGAAGGGCATGTGCTCGTAGACGGCGTGACGGTAGGCGAGATCAGCGAAGTCGTGCTGCGTGACCGCCATCATCTGTCGCAGGATGGTTTCGTGGTCGCCATCGTCACCATGGACTCCACAGGTGAGGTAGTGGCCGCGCCCGAAATTTTGACGCGTGGCTTTGTCAACGTCAACGAGAGCGACGACCTGCTCAACCAGGCGCGTGACCGTGTGTGGGCGGCCGTGGCGCACAGCGCGCCGCACGGTAGCCTTTCCAACCGCATCAAACAGGTGCTGGCCGATTTCCTCTATCAGCAGACGCGGCGCCGCCCGATGATTTTGCCGCTGGTGGTTGAAGTATAA
- a CDS encoding SDR family NAD(P)-dependent oxidoreductase → MMKLALVTGATGFVGANLVAALTQTGWRVRVLHRSSSRLHALDGLTFEPALGDVLDRDSVQRAMEGCQVVYHAAGVADYWRSSRERMFQVNVEGTRHVMAAALAGGVPRVVHTSSAAALGIPPLGRPATEAQTWNVSPNRFPYGHSKHLAELVVQEYVAQGLPAVIVNPTVILGPRDVNLGSDSLIVGVYKRQLPFVLPGGVNVIGVADVAAGHLLAAAHGRVGERYLLGGQNVSVPAFARLIGEVIGVPAPTLVLPRVSVAPLAALTGLASRVSPWPLPVTADLIRLGAEPFYFDPSKAIRELGLPQTPLRQVVQEAFDWLVIQGYLH, encoded by the coding sequence ATGATGAAATTGGCGTTGGTGACGGGAGCGACTGGTTTTGTGGGCGCGAACCTGGTGGCCGCGTTGACGCAGACGGGCTGGCGGGTGCGTGTTCTGCACCGCTCCTCATCCCGGCTGCACGCGCTGGATGGGCTGACCTTCGAACCAGCGCTGGGCGATGTGCTCGACCGTGACTCTGTCCAACGAGCGATGGAAGGCTGCCAGGTGGTGTACCACGCTGCGGGTGTGGCCGACTATTGGCGCAGCAGCCGTGAGCGCATGTTCCAGGTCAACGTGGAGGGGACGCGTCACGTGATGGCGGCTGCGTTGGCGGGCGGCGTGCCGCGAGTCGTACACACCTCGTCGGCGGCCGCGCTCGGCATCCCACCGCTGGGTCGCCCGGCCACCGAGGCGCAAACCTGGAATGTCTCCCCCAACCGTTTCCCCTATGGCCACAGCAAACATTTGGCCGAGCTGGTCGTGCAGGAATACGTGGCGCAGGGCCTGCCCGCGGTCATCGTCAATCCTACGGTCATCCTGGGGCCGCGCGATGTCAACCTCGGCTCGGACAGCCTCATCGTGGGTGTCTATAAACGCCAGTTGCCCTTTGTGCTGCCGGGCGGCGTCAATGTGATTGGCGTGGCCGATGTGGCCGCAGGGCATTTACTGGCCGCAGCGCACGGTCGCGTGGGCGAGCGCTATCTGCTGGGCGGCCAGAATGTGAGCGTGCCCGCGTTTGCCCGCCTGATCGGCGAGGTGATCGGTGTGCCTGCGCCAACCCTGGTGCTGCCCCGTGTCAGTGTGGCGCCGTTGGCCGCGCTGACCGGCCTGGCAAGCCGGGTGTCGCCCTGGCCGCTGCCGGTGACCGCCGACCTGATCCGCCTGGGCGCCGAGCCTTTTTACTTCGACCCGTCGAAGGCCATCCGTGAGTTGGGCCTGCCTCAAACGCCGCTGCGCCAGGTTGTTCAAGAAGCGTTCGACTGGCTGGTCATCCAGGGATATTTACACTAA
- a CDS encoding aminotransferase class I/II-fold pyridoxal phosphate-dependent enzyme yields MEARQAMAQGYYPYFLPLSENDGTEVEYHGHRLIMAGSNNYLGLTTDARVKEAALEAIRRFGTSCTGSRFLNGSLDMHEQLERELAEFVGKEAALVFSTGFQVNLGTISALVGRDDYVVIDRDDHASIVDGCRLALGEMKRFKHNDARDLARVLAGLPAGRGKLVVVDGVFSMGGDIAPLPEYIPICQRYGARLMVDDAHSVGILAGGRGTAAHFGVTQDVDLIMCTFSKAFASLGGFIAGAEEIIFYIKHAARSFIFSASMPPSNTAAALAALKIMREEPDRCDRVIRNAARVRDGLTSLGFNTGHSETPIVPVIIGDDMLTLHVWKALFEAGVFVNPVLPPAAPLNLSLLRTSYMATHNNAQLDRVIETFAKVGKEMGLI; encoded by the coding sequence ATGGAAGCCCGTCAGGCCATGGCCCAGGGCTATTATCCGTACTTTTTGCCCTTGTCGGAAAATGACGGGACCGAAGTCGAGTACCACGGTCACCGCTTGATCATGGCCGGCTCCAACAACTACCTGGGATTGACGACCGATGCGCGGGTCAAAGAGGCGGCGCTTGAAGCCATCAGGCGCTTTGGCACGAGTTGCACGGGGTCACGCTTCCTGAATGGCAGCCTGGATATGCACGAACAACTGGAGCGTGAGCTGGCCGAGTTTGTGGGCAAAGAAGCAGCTCTGGTCTTCAGCACCGGTTTTCAGGTCAACCTGGGCACTATCTCTGCTCTCGTGGGGCGGGATGATTATGTGGTGATTGATCGCGACGACCATGCCAGCATCGTGGATGGCTGCCGGCTGGCCCTGGGTGAGATGAAACGCTTCAAGCACAACGATGCGCGCGATCTGGCGCGCGTGCTGGCCGGTCTGCCCGCCGGTCGTGGTAAACTGGTGGTGGTGGACGGCGTCTTCAGCATGGGTGGCGACATCGCACCGCTGCCGGAGTACATCCCCATTTGCCAACGCTATGGCGCGCGCCTGATGGTAGACGATGCCCACTCCGTCGGTATCCTGGCCGGAGGCCGGGGCACCGCAGCCCATTTTGGCGTGACCCAGGACGTTGACCTGATTATGTGTACCTTCAGCAAAGCCTTCGCCTCGCTCGGCGGCTTCATCGCCGGCGCTGAAGAAATCATTTTTTACATCAAACACGCGGCGCGCTCCTTCATCTTCAGCGCTTCGATGCCGCCGTCCAACACGGCCGCCGCGCTGGCCGCGCTCAAAATCATGCGCGAGGAGCCGGACCGTTGTGATCGTGTCATCCGCAACGCGGCCCGCGTGCGCGACGGACTCACCAGCCTCGGCTTCAACACCGGCCACAGCGAAACGCCCATCGTGCCGGTCATCATCGGCGACGATATGCTGACCCTCCATGTCTGGAAAGCCCTATTCGAAGCCGGCGTGTTCGTCAACCCTGTCCTGCCCCCGGCCGCGCCGCTCAACCTTTCGCTCCTGCGCACCAGCTACATGGCAACCCACAACAATGCACAACTGGACCGGGTGATCGAGACGTTTGCGAAGGTGGGGAAGGAGATGGGGTTGATTTAG